GCACTGAGGATCTCGGGGCAGTCAGTCAGGGTGAGGTTAGTTCGGGATTTGGGGGAGACAGGACTTGGAAGGTAGTGAGGAAAGGCAAGTAAACTGAGGGTCAGAAAGAAAGCTGGAATTCAGTAAATGAGGAAACCACTGGGGAGCCCACCGTGAGCTCCCAGGCTACCTGGCCCTCCCACACAGAGCCCTCAAGTCTCCTGCCAAGGCCCCCTCAtctccaggggctggggaggagagggtaCCCAGCCCTCGCCTCCCGTGGGGTAAGAATAAGAGATCAGAACTACAGCTGTTTCTGCCCCGCTTCCATCCTAAgtctctgccacccccacccagccttGTCAAGAGCTCAGGTCCCAGGAAGTCCTGGGAGCAGCAGAGTGTGGCTCCTGTGAAATCAGGAAGAGGGGGCCCCAGATGCCTGCCCACTCCCAATTCGACCTTCACGGgacctcccctttctcctcctcccctttcttggCCCAGACCTCCAGACTCCTCTTTCCTCCAATTcgttcctctttatttttctgtctgccctgcccccGGGGTCCTCTCAGAACTGCCcccacataaatacataaaacccCAGGCTGCTCTAGGGCTCCAGGCAACCTCCAGGTGCCCCTCCTGGATGGGGCTGGTAATTGAGCCACCAGCATCCCTCCCTCAAGCACCCCCTTATCCTCTCCATCAGCCTCGGCTTGGGTTCCATCTCCCCGTGTCTCTGTGACAACTGCTTCTCATGTCCGGAGTTCAGGTGACACTCACAAGGGCCCCATTGAAGAGCTGGGATACCATCTGATCAGGGCCCATTGTCCAGCCCCCCAGGCCTGGGGAGAGTTGGAGACACCTGATCTGAGACACCCGAGCTGCCTTCTGGGGCAGTGGAGGGCCTGACTGTCCCAATGCCAATAGCAAGAGGCCCCCTGGTGTGGTAGTCCCCTCTCTCAACAGACCCCTCCATtcttctcctgctctctcccAGACCCTGAACTCAAAGGACCTTGTACACTCAGCCCTTTATTTCCCCAATTCATACCAGTCCCACTGTCCCCACATCCACCAGGAGTGGGCAGCCACAGGGACAAGGCCCACAagtctcctctccccctcctggCTCCAGGGAAAAGGCTCAGACATTCCTCTCTCCCTTAACACCACCCATCCGATGGAAGGGATAATTTTGCAGAGAAGTAAGAGGAATCAATCTGGAAGCAACAGGAGGTGTACCCCAGAGAGGCCAAAATGACATATTCAGGAGAGAACAGAGTAGAATGACTCAAAGGGGCCTCCAGGCTGCTGATAGAGAGCTCAGAGGCAGTGAGGCCTCCCTTCCCAACTCCCCAAGAAGTCTTGGGCCACAAACTCAGGCTGCCACCCCCTCCATCGTGTTCAATGAGGTGCCAGACTGACCCCTTGCTAGGGGCGGGCAGCAGAGGCAAGGCAACAGAGGAGACCCCAGCCCACCACCCTCAACAGCAGACCTTGCCCTGTGCTAGGCAGGCAAGGTCCGGGGTAAAAATAGAGCCAGAGGAAGCCTGACCCGGTCCTATGACCACCCCTGCTGCCCCACCCTCCTCAGTCTCTGCCCAGGCAGCCACTGCAGACGCCTACTGCAGGCCTCTGGAGCCAGCCCAGCTCCAGCGGCTCTCTCTCCATGCCCCAACCCTGACTCCCTTGGGCTGAGGTACAGATTGAGTGACACAGAGAACAGATCTGGGTTTAGGTCTGTTGAGGTTTCCCCACATCGTAAAAATCTCAGTGAAAGATCAATTGCAGTGGGACTCTGATCTCATGGCTATCTGAGCTGAGGGACCAGCGCGAGGCCTGCGGGCTCCCCTCACCAGGACCCCAGAAACCCTGGGCCTGGCCCCCAGCTCACTTCCATTGTGGGGGGGTGGGTAGGTGCACTGCTGTGATGGGCTCTGAGCTAGAGACAGCAATGGAGACTCTCATCAATGTGTTCCACGCCCACTCTGGCAAGGAGGGGGACAAGTACAAGCTGAGCAAGAAGGAACTGAAAGAGCTGCTGCAGACCGAGCTCTCCGGCTTCCTTGATGTGAGCAGAGGGTTGGGGTATAGGGTGGAGTGGGCGAGGGGTGGGGCAATGCAGTGGGCACCTCTCTGCCATCTCTCCACCCACCTGCAGCTCAGCCCAAccatctccctcctctcccaggttTCTCTCCTGGGTTTTCCCAGGCTCACCTACTCCTTCTGGGTCCAGTCAAAATGCCCTGGTTTATTAGTCACCTGTTAAGTGGTAGGTCCTGTGTAAATTAATCAATAATAAGATTCACAGCCCAGAAGGGAAAGACTGACACTTAAAAGTAAAccatgggctgggcgcggtggctcacgcctgtaatcctagcactgtgggagcccgaggtgagaggattgtttgagcccaggagttcgagaccagcctgagcaagggcaagaccccgtctttactaaaaaaatagaaagaaatcagctggacaactaaaaatatatagaaaaaattagccaggcatagtggcgcatgcctgtaatcccagc
Above is a window of Lemur catta isolate mLemCat1 chromosome 3, mLemCat1.pri, whole genome shotgun sequence DNA encoding:
- the S100A1 gene encoding protein S100-A1, which codes for MGSELETAMETLINVFHAHSGKEGDKYKLSKKELKELLQTELSGFLDAQKDADAVDKVMKELDENGDGEVDFQEYVVLVAALTVACNNFFWENS